The Anabaena sp. PCC 7108 region CTTCTCCGTCAAGCCCTCACTCACCGTTCTTATGTCAACGAACACCCTGAAGAAGGGGAACACAACGAACGTCTAGAATTCCTCGGTGATGCTATCCTCAATTTCTTAAGCGGTGAATATCTCTATAAAAGTCACCCAGACAAAGGAGAAGATGAATTAACTCGTCGTCGTTCCGCATTAGTAGATGAAAAACAATTAGCAAAATTTGCGATTGAAGTAGGTTTAGACTTCAGAATGCGTCTAGGACAAGGTGCAATTCGAGATGGAGGATTTCAAAATCCAAATTTACTCAGTAGCACATTTGAAGCAGTGATTGGTGCTTACTATCTAGATAATAAGTGCAATATTGAAGCAGTTCGAGATATTGTAAAACTACTTTTTTCGTCTGTACCGGAGAATATTGTTATATCTCGTTCAAATGTAGACTCAAAAAATCGCTTTCAGGAATGGGTACAAAGCAGCGGTAATACAAATCCACCTAAATATGTCACAAATCAAATAGGTGGACAGTCTCATACACCAGTGTTTGAATCTGATGTATTTGAAGTAGTTAATGGATTAGAAATATGGCGTGGAAGAGGACAAGGACGTAATAAAAAAGATGCAGAAAAAGCTGCTGCTGAAGATGCACTAGCTAAATTGTAAAAAATGGTTATTAATTTAATTTAAAAATTAATACTCTCTGTGAAGTACCTAATCAAGCTCTAATTTGAGTATATTGAAGATAATAATCAAATCGTTCCCGCAGTTCTTCAATTGTCAAATTCTGAGTCCAATATTCTATTAAAGCGTGACCAAATGCTTCGGCGTTGCGGTCTGGTGTGTCTGGTGTGGTAGAATTTTCTAGTAATAAAGGCCAGAGAGATAGTAAATCAAAATTGCGTGATTGGGAATTATCAGGATTGAAAAGGGGAAAAAGTTCATAAGCCATTTGTAATTTACCAATGACTATAGGTAATTGTTCGACAGGAATTTTTTCTGCAAGAAGATAAGCAAGAGTGGGAGAACCTGTTGATAGAGTAGAAATAAATTGCAAAACAGGACTTTTAAGAAGTGCGGTAATTCCTTGAGTGGTTGCCATTTGAAAGGTATAATGATCGATAATTTTAGCTGCTGCAACTGTGCGGATTTCCAGATTACGTAAAAAGCGGGTGAGACGTAATTGTTTTGCGGGAGATATAGCTTCTACTAATCCCCAAGATAACACTTCTACACCCCAAGCATGACGACCAGTTTTGATATCACTAGTGACAATTGGTAATACTAAATTACAGAAATTTGCTAAAAGTTGTTTTCGATATTCTGTCGCTTCTCGAATAGAAATTTCTTTGGGTTTATTTCCCATTTCCCAATTATAAGGAGGTTCCCATTCACGAATAGGACGCAAACGATCTACTTGAGTAACAATAGTAATGATGGGTAAATCTGCGATTTCTGATTTGATATCTTCTAAAAAGTCTACATCCATCTGCAACGCTGGATCAAGTGCGGGAGTAACTAATAACAACAAATCAGCATTTTTGGCATAATCAATGACTAAATCCCGCAAATCATCACGTTTGACTTGTTCATAACCGGGAGTATCCCAAAGATTGAGAGTTTCTCCGCTTTCCGTTTCCCAATGATAATTCTGAATTTTATCTGTACTCGGTAACACATCAACTGCTGCAAGTTCATTTTGAAAAATAGTATTAATTAAACTACTTTTACCTGCACCTGTGCGTCCGATAATGAGAATATTAAGGGGTTTTTGCTCAACTGTTTCTGGAGGTTCAGCTTGCGTGATAATGTCTCGCAGGGTTTGGGTTTTACCTTGGGGTAGGGTGGGGGTAGGTAATTCAATTTTAGTACCTGCATAGAGTGCGATCGCTTGTTTGCACAAATTCCGTAAAGCCGCTTCTCGTAATAACTGGCTCAAATTTATCAATAATTCTTGAGAAGCGCGATTACTAACACCTGCACTCGCTTTTTTTGCTACTGCTGCAACAGGATTTAATACCCATTGCGCCCAATTCCAAGCTTGCCAGAATTTACGAGCAGATGGCTCTAACTTACGGTAGACTTGGTATGTTTGATAAGCTTGTCCAACGGTAACTTGATTAAGGACTGGTGATAATTTTTGCATCCATTGATCCATATCGTTTACAGTTCCACGAATTAAACCATAAACTTGGGGAATGTAAATGTTGAGTAAGGGATATTTTACTTCGGGATTATAGATATGGGAAATTGCTACTACTAAATCTTGACATCTTTTCCAAAATGTTTGCCAGTCTTCCCAAATAGGGGAATCATTTTGTGCTGCGGTAAGAACTTTTTGTAATTCTGCTTCTACTTGAATAGCGGTATCTCTTCCCGTTGACACATTTATATTATTGTCGTTGCTAGATTCCAATTCTTCCTGCACTTCTGCAAACACAGCTTCGATTTGATTGACAGCTGGTTTAGTCCAGTGTACCAGCAACCAACGCCAACCGACAAATACAAGAGTGAATAATGCCCAAATCCAACTTAGTCCCCAAGTGTGAATTTGCATTCCTGCGGAGATGAGTAGGAAGGAGACAATTACCACAATTGGTGAGATGAGGATGATCCATTGCCAGAGTTTTAAACGTATCATTTTTCAATACCTGTTTTGATGAAAGTTTTTATATCTTTATTGTCAAGGCAATACTGGTATTGTGGATGGTGGATTGATGCTTTACCATTCATGTTACCAGGGAAATAACATCCTATACAGATGTTAATATCATTACATGACAAATACGCAAGATAATTTTAACTATAACGATGAAAATCTGATCAAGGATAGGTTAAAGAACTCAGCAACTTACATTCGAGATAATATTCTCAAGAAACCCATTCTTGAGCAAAAATTCCCTAAAAGTAATGTGGCAGTCGCTGAAGTACAAATAGGTGATGTAATTTTTTGTTTAGGAACTCCGTCTAACAAGAAAACGCTACTTCCCATACCTATCGCAAAGTCAGAAGGAGGACAATTTGAGCCAAAACCGCACCCCCGCACCCAACAGTCCACTAATGTTGATGCGGAATACAAAATATTATCCGCAATTGCAAAACATCTAGAAATGAACTACAATCTGGAAGTAGAAGGGTATCTATATCTTTATACAGAGCTACACCCTTGCCCAAGTTGTGAAGATGTTATAGAGCAATTCAAGGATAAGTTTAGGAAGATAAAGGTAAAAGTATTTTGGGACTACCCCGATGCACCAAAAGTAAAATGGTAATACTGTTATAAAAATAACTCTAGTTAATTAAATAATCCAGAAAAAGTAGACTTATATGATAATACAATCAATTCAAAATAGAAAATATAAACAGAAAATACTAAATACAATTCCTGAAGAATTTCAATTGTTATTTGAGCAAATTAAGCAGGAACATTATGAAGAGTTATATGAACCAGAAGCTGATGGAACGGATTCACTCCAGGATGCCTTAAAAAAAGGTTTAGAATTGATTCTTCACAGTAATGAAAAATTGGCTTATTGTCGTTCTCTCTGGATGACACTGATCTTAATTCTATCTGTAGAACCTACTCTAGAATATTATGATCCTAATAATTTATTGCCAAAACAGGTTATCAATTTCATCTCATCTGTCTTGATCAAGAATATTAATAATAAAATTAATACTAAGATGATTGATAATTATGTACTTGATGAGTTAATAACTGAGATATTTAAATCTCATGAATCTTATTTTCAGCATAAAGAAGCGAATTTTCAAGAAATAAATGAAGCCTTAGATGTTTTTTATAATGCGATTAAAGTTATCAAACATGACCAATCAGTAGAAGCTATTTTAGAAATTTTATATGATTGCTTAGAAGGCTATGCCATTTTTCCAGGTTCTTATGGCAGACGTGAGTTGTTTGACTGGTGGTTATTAGATGTTGTACCAGCAAGCTATAATTTATTACCTCCTAAATCATTTTATGTAGTAGAAGGAGTAAAGAATAAGGAAGAAATTAGATTGCGTCAAACTAGATTAGTGAATAAAATAAGCAAAGAAATCAGGTCTGCTCTACAAGAGTTAGAATCAAAGAAACACAATAATTACATCTTTCCCACTCCTGGAAAACTAAGTAGTAGATCATTTAAAAATAGTGGTAAAATAGAATATCAATCAAAAATTCCTCAACCAGCGTATTCTTGATAGGGAATTAATAATAATTCGTATGAGTGAAAAAAAAGACAATAACCAAGACTTAATAGGTGCATTGGTGCAATCTCTCCAAAATGGTAACTTTGAAGAAGACGAAGAAGAAATTGCGACAGAAAAAGAAAGTTATGGAGAAGAACACATAACTCAACTACAAACAGCTTGCAATAATTTCCTCAAAAAAGATTCTTTTCAAGTAGGACAATTAGTGAAATGGAAAACAGACCTCAAGAATAGAAAATATCCTTATAAAAATCAGCCTGCTATTGTTGTAGAAATACTGGATGAGCATATTATTAGTCATGACGAAGAATCTGGTAGTCCCTATTTTCGAGAAAATCTCGATATCATTTTAGGAATATTGGTTGATGATGATACTTTTCTAACTTTTTACTATGATAGTAGAAGATTTGAGGCTTACTAAATTAAACTGAGATACAAGATAAAATCTTCATCATCATCTCACTTAGTTTGATCTGAATCCTAACTATTAGTGCGATGGCTACGCCCGCCGCAGGCATCGCTCACCCCAACTATACTAAACTGCTAATATATGCACTTTTTATAGCCAGTAACAATGCAAACTAATGAAAAAATCTCCCTTCCTGCTATGGGTTGCGGGACTTGGGCATGGGGAAACCAACTCCTCTGGGGATACAATGAAAGTATGGACGACCAATTACAACAGGTATTTAACCTGTGTGTGAGTAAGGGTGTCACCCTGTTTGATACTGGTGATTCTTACGGAACGGGAAGATTAAACGGACGTAGTGAGTTACTTTTAGGGCGTTTTGCAAGAGAATACGACGGAATAAATAAAGACAATATTTGCATTGCCACTAAGCTTGCTGCTTATCCTTGGAGATGGACAAGAAAATCAATTATATCAGCTTGTAATGCTTCTGCAAAACGTTTGGGTAAAAATGTCGATTTAGTGCAAATGCATTGGTCTACAGCTAATTATGCACCTTGGCAAGAAGTTGGTTTATTAGATGGTTTAGCAGATTTGTATGAACAAGGTTTGGTGAAAGGTGTAGGATTATCTAATTATGGTACAAAACGACTGCAATGGGTGCATAAAAGGTTTCAGGAACGAGGAATACCAATTAAAACTTTGCAGGTGCAATATTCACTTTTATCTACCTATCCAGTGACTGAATTAGGGTTAAAAGAAGTTTGTGATGAGTTGGGAATTAAATTAATTGCTTATAGTCCCTTAGCGTTGGGTTTATTAACAGGTAAATTTTCCGAAAAAGGTAATTTTCCTAAAGGGATTCGCGGTTTGTTGTGTAAACAATTATTACCAGGAATGAAACCGCTTTTAGGATGTTTGCAAGAAATAGCAAATACTAGAAATAAAACTATGTCTCAAGTTGCTCTTAATTGGTGTATTAGTAAAGGTACAATTCCCATTCCTGGGGCTAAAAGTGTAGAACAAGCAAAAGAGAATATTGGTGCTTTGGGTTGGTTTTTGAGTGATGGTGAAGTGATAGAGTTAGATAATGCTGCTGATAGGGTGGAGAAAAAAATGGTGCAGAATATTTTTCAGACCAAGTGAAAACGCGTATTTTTTTAGAGAAAGTGCTTACCGAAAGTAAGCACTTTTTCTATGGGCTTGTAATGATTATTCTTCTCTAAAAAACATTACCTTTTGAGTTTTTTTGGGTTGAGTTTTTTTGGGTAATTTATAATTTGGAAGTCCCTTAAGCGGCTACTAAACTGGAGATATATGCAGAAGAATCACCTTTAATAGCTTCGCTGTGTTTACCGTCAATACCAACAGGAAGATCACCTGCAATTGTTACTCGCTGCACACGACAGGGTTGATCTCCATAATCAGCAACAGTATAATGTTGAGTAGCGCAGTTATCCCAAAATGCCACATCTCCAACTTGCCAACGCCAACGCACAGTATTTTCAGGACGGGTTACATGGGATTGCAACAAAAGCAGAATATAGGCTGATTTCGTTGGAGATAATCCGCGAAGCTGTCGCACAAAACCACCGATAAACAAACCGCGCTCACCAGTTTCAGGGTGAAGTCTTACCACTGGATGCAAAGTTTCATATACAGTTGACGTGAAGACATCTCGGTAAGATTTGACAGTTTCAAATATGTCAAATGCTGTTGCATATTCATAAGCGTTACTGTGTACAGCCCAAAGTTGGTTAGCTAAATTACGCAAATGCTCTGGTAAATCTTGGTAAGCAGTCGCAGTGTTTGCCCAAATTGTATCCCCTCCTGCTGAAGGAATTTCTAGCACCCTCAATACCGAACCAAAAGGTGGACGATCTACAAATGTGACATCCGTATGCCAGTTATTTGCAAGGGCAACTGTACGGCTGTAATCTAAATCCAACACTTCTGGATGTCCAGGTAGAGAAGGAACTGTAGGATGTGCAGTAGTGATTTCACCAAAACGACGAGCAAAAGCTACTTGTCCGTTGGTATCAAGTTCTTGTCCACGGAAGAAAATGACTTTATATTCAACCAGCGCTTTGCGGATTTCATTGATGATGTCGTCACCAAGATTCGCACTTAGGTCAACACCTTGAATTTTTGCACCGATACGTCCAGCCACTGGCTCGATTTCTATGTTTTGATAACTCATAAAACGGTAATTGGTAATTGGAGATATCTAATCCCTAGTTGTTAGCGACCAATACTTGCTCAATATCCTTTGTTTCCTTGAAAGCTTTGTTGTGATTGCTAAAAAAAGCCAAACCTGCATATATACAGGCATCACCAGTATCAGCTATCAATACAATACTATGCCTAAAATTCAATCTACTAATCATCTATCGAGTTTTTGGAGATTATCTAGCATAATCTCACAATACCAGTTAAAAAACAAGTACCTAG contains the following coding sequences:
- a CDS encoding aldo/keto reductase, with the protein product MQTNEKISLPAMGCGTWAWGNQLLWGYNESMDDQLQQVFNLCVSKGVTLFDTGDSYGTGRLNGRSELLLGRFAREYDGINKDNICIATKLAAYPWRWTRKSIISACNASAKRLGKNVDLVQMHWSTANYAPWQEVGLLDGLADLYEQGLVKGVGLSNYGTKRLQWVHKRFQERGIPIKTLQVQYSLLSTYPVTELGLKEVCDELGIKLIAYSPLALGLLTGKFSEKGNFPKGIRGLLCKQLLPGMKPLLGCLQEIANTRNKTMSQVALNWCISKGTIPIPGAKSVEQAKENIGALGWFLSDGEVIELDNAADRVEKKMVQNIFQTK
- the rnc gene encoding ribonuclease III, which gives rise to MDKLLTFQNEKLLRQALTHRSYVNEHPEEGEHNERLEFLGDAILNFLSGEYLYKSHPDKGEDELTRRRSALVDEKQLAKFAIEVGLDFRMRLGQGAIRDGGFQNPNLLSSTFEAVIGAYYLDNKCNIEAVRDIVKLLFSSVPENIVISRSNVDSKNRFQEWVQSSGNTNPPKYVTNQIGGQSHTPVFESDVFEVVNGLEIWRGRGQGRNKKDAEKAAAEDALAKL
- a CDS encoding TauD/TfdA family dioxygenase, translating into MSYQNIEIEPVAGRIGAKIQGVDLSANLGDDIINEIRKALVEYKVIFFRGQELDTNGQVAFARRFGEITTAHPTVPSLPGHPEVLDLDYSRTVALANNWHTDVTFVDRPPFGSVLRVLEIPSAGGDTIWANTATAYQDLPEHLRNLANQLWAVHSNAYEYATAFDIFETVKSYRDVFTSTVYETLHPVVRLHPETGERGLFIGGFVRQLRGLSPTKSAYILLLLQSHVTRPENTVRWRWQVGDVAFWDNCATQHYTVADYGDQPCRVQRVTIAGDLPVGIDGKHSEAIKGDSSAYISSLVAA
- a CDS encoding GTPase family protein; the encoded protein is MIRLKLWQWIILISPIVVIVSFLLISAGMQIHTWGLSWIWALFTLVFVGWRWLLVHWTKPAVNQIEAVFAEVQEELESSNDNNINVSTGRDTAIQVEAELQKVLTAAQNDSPIWEDWQTFWKRCQDLVVAISHIYNPEVKYPLLNIYIPQVYGLIRGTVNDMDQWMQKLSPVLNQVTVGQAYQTYQVYRKLEPSARKFWQAWNWAQWVLNPVAAVAKKASAGVSNRASQELLINLSQLLREAALRNLCKQAIALYAGTKIELPTPTLPQGKTQTLRDIITQAEPPETVEQKPLNILIIGRTGAGKSSLINTIFQNELAAVDVLPSTDKIQNYHWETESGETLNLWDTPGYEQVKRDDLRDLVIDYAKNADLLLLVTPALDPALQMDVDFLEDIKSEIADLPIITIVTQVDRLRPIREWEPPYNWEMGNKPKEISIREATEYRKQLLANFCNLVLPIVTSDIKTGRHAWGVEVLSWGLVEAISPAKQLRLTRFLRNLEIRTVAAAKIIDHYTFQMATTQGITALLKSPVLQFISTLSTGSPTLAYLLAEKIPVEQLPIVIGKLQMAYELFPLFNPDNSQSRNFDLLSLWPLLLENSTTPDTPDRNAEAFGHALIEYWTQNLTIEELRERFDYYLQYTQIRA
- a CDS encoding deaminase domain-containing protein; the encoded protein is MTNTQDNFNYNDENLIKDRLKNSATYIRDNILKKPILEQKFPKSNVAVAEVQIGDVIFCLGTPSNKKTLLPIPIAKSEGGQFEPKPHPRTQQSTNVDAEYKILSAIAKHLEMNYNLEVEGYLYLYTELHPCPSCEDVIEQFKDKFRKIKVKVFWDYPDAPKVKW